GTTCACAGGGAGACTGACGTACCAGATCGAGAAGTTCGAGTATGCCGCGACTAGGCTTGCATGGGAGATCGCGAGCATCAGGGGTGATTCGGTGGAACGCTACCCTGATCGACCAAAGCACATCGTCTACCACGACGGCCCCTACCAGTAACTCGAGCAGCAGCGCCTAGCTTTGGAGTCAACCGGTTGCTTAGCAAGATCCAAGGATGCCACTCTTCTGTCCCTATCGCGGTAGTCGGATCCGCACCCTCGGCGCTGGTTTTTCGCCACGATGAGTCCATTGCGATTGGTGTCAATGGAGCTGGGTCTCTTCTCCGAAGAGGAGACTACTTTCTTTCCATGTACAAGGGCGCCCACCTGAGACACTGGTACCGCACTGTAGCTCCGTCGACGGTTCACATTCTGCGGCCGCATTCGGCTGTGTACTCGGAGGTTCTGTTTCCGTCGGCTGAGCAGCGCGAAGCACTGATCCGGGAGAACGAGAAGTACATGGATCTCTACCCTCATCAGATCAGGACGGAGGTTGTCGGGGCCAAAGAGATTCGATACGTCAGCAAGGAGTATGAGGAGTGGCCCAAGTACCTAGATGCCGTGCCAGAGGCGGCGCACCCTCACATGATCATCAGAAGAGTGGACGAAGACGCAGACCTGTTCCGCGGTGACGGGCCGATCAACCCAGGCGGAACGAGCCTCTGCACAGCAATTCAGCTCGCGAGCTTCATGGGTGCATCTGAGATCCACCTCTACGGCGCAGAGTTTAGCAACCGCGAGAGTCGCCGCTCTGGAAGTTCCAACTACTTCTACGAGGCCGAGGAGGGAGAGGGCGGCCAAACCCTTCCTCATCATGCAGCAGCCGCAGATCGCATAATCCGCCTTGTGGTAGGCCGGGGTATTCCAGTGTATTCACACGGTCCGACAGTTCTGAGCAACACTATCCAATGTGATTGAGCCCTGAGCCGAGTCGACTGTGCATCGTCGTGGGTGACCCAGCGCTCGGCGCCGGATTCGAGTGTCTGGATATTTCTCGGTCTTCGGTGACTCTGTATACGCCGACTTGGCAGCGGAGATCCACGCTCAGCGCGCTGAATGGCTGCAAGGGCGCAGGAGGGTCCGCCCTGAACCATACCTCAAGGCTGTGTTCGCAGATGCTTCAGGGGCGCGGCGAGTCATCATGGGATACTTGATTGGCGCTGACGAGCAGTTCGTTTCACAACAAACAGCCTATGGCTCGCTCACGATGACTGCGGACTACGTTATGACGATAGAGGCTTTCCATCGTCGGCCCAACTGACAGCACGCAACCCTCAAGCTCCTCGGTGGTTCGTAGTGGCGCATGTGGTCGCTCGCTGGCCAGGCGGGGATCAAGGGGCGTAGCGTGAGCGGTCCGGGAGATACCAAAGACACGGGTTACAGATTAGTCGGCCCTTAACTGAGCTAGGTGTGCTAGGCGCGACCTGATCTGACCTGCCGACCCCGATGGTCGTGCAGTTGTCAGACCAGGTCGCGACCAGTACACCGTGGCGCGGCCTTTGTGGGAGCGCTTACGTTCTCCGTTAGACAGATGACCTTCCCATCGGTGCGGTAGCGAGTCGCGCTCGCCGCACCACCTTCGCGGTCGATCAGTGCAAGACGGGTGCGGCACCGGGGAGCGCTTCGCCCACCACGATCTGTAGGGCAATGTCGCCATTTGCCAGCTCGACGGGGCAACTCCAGCCCCCGTCCACCAGTTGCGTACCAGCGGTATCGCTCGACACCAAGTTGCGGCACACGGTGACCTGACCCTCGACACCGATGATCGAACCGCCAACGTCGCACGGATCGGCTTCGCACGTGACGATGCCCACGGCGACCTGCCGCACCTGGTCGCCGGCATCGGCGTCGAGTCCGGCGGCGGTGCAATCCCACTGCGTACCGTCCACGGTGTTGGCAGTCACGGACTGCCCCGTCTCGAGGTTGCGACACACCACCGTGATCAGGGAGACGTCCTGCACGGTGCCGGTGATCGGCACGTCGGCACCGACGATGGCGCCCGTGAAAATCGCGCTGCCCTGGTCGGCGCCGTCCCCGACTTCGGTTTGGTTTCGTACGGTGAGCTGGTAGCTCTCATCCGCCTCGAGCAGCACGATCTCATCTACCGCACCCGCATCGATCCCCTGCTCTCCCATGTTGGTGTTGATCACCACCAACTCTTGGGGGTTGAACGGGTTGCCCGTAATGCGCACGAGTTCGAGGGAGAAGAAATCCACCAGGCTGACGCCCTCACCGTCACTGCCTGCCCAGGTGCCGCTGAAGCGCAGTTCTGCGTCCTCGGGCGCGGTGAAAAACAGCTCCACCTCGCCGTTGTGCGTCAGGGAGCGTGCGCAGGTGCCGATACCGCCGTCATTCTCACACCGGGTGCTGGCCAATACAGCGATCTCGAAGGAGAACCCGGCCTCTCCCAAGAGCAACGACACCGCACCCTCGACATTCCCCACCACGTGGCGGTCCCCGCCGAGACTCGCCTCGAACTCCTGCCGTTGCGAAAGGGCCTCCTCTGGGCCAGGCAGGTCAACTCCCTCAAGGGTTAGGCGCTCGCCGTCCGCAAAGCCGTGGTTGGTGCCGTTGTACTCGATGGCGAGCATCCACTCCCCATACTCCAGTGCGAGCGCTTGCGCGCTCAGCAAAAGCCACGCCAACAGGGCGCGTGATACGGTCTGGGACACATCGGAAATCCAACTCGCTGGGTGCATTGACTCCATCTCCTAGGTGGCAACTTGAGTGAGCGGTGCGTCGACTGGCGTGAGGCCGCGCCGGACCCACGACTCGGGACCGTGCACCGGCGTTGCGCGTGAGGGCGACACCGCTGGGGGCACCCTGCGCGATCCGCGCGCACCGGGTCCTGATGCCGCGCTGTCGATTACCCAATGCGCGCCCGATGGAAACCTGAGGTCATTGAATTTTCGGGAGATTCGCTGGAATGCGTGATGGCGCAAGAAGATGCGCCGTACGCCCGAGCCGGTGAGGAGCGGCCGGCGCTGCACCGCCGACGGAACCCCGGGTGGCCGATGATCCCATTGCATCTTGCGGTCCCCAGATCGCTCGGGCGAACAGCTCGTGACAGAAGGGTCGCCGCTGATAACCAGGAACTGGAGACGGCAGGCGGCAGGCGCGCCTTACTGAGGGGAGGAATGACCGCCTCTACCAAACGGGCGTGACTGGGGGCGTCACGGCGTGTGACTCTCGACGCCGCCCTAAGCGGGCATCGGTAGCCGACGCGAAGAAATTCTAAAGCGCGAACTGACCGCTGAACCCACGGATCAGCGAACAAGCCATCGCAACGTTGGGCTAGGTCGCAGGTCCAGGCTGAGACTGCGCCACTTGACCTCTACATCCTTCGTTACCGGCAAGGTAGCGAGGATGGTAGTGTTGTGGGGAGCGCAGCCGCAGTCAGGCGGGTAGCTAGCTCATCGCGCCGCCGCGAACAAACGAGCGCGGCGTGCGCTTGACCCGCACCCCTACCAGCCGTCGCCTGAGCGGCGCTACTCGCATCAACACCTACCGCTCCTATGGACAGGGCGACACAATGGAATATCCCGCGGTACTGAACCCTAAGCGAGTTGGCAAGTACCCCGCCCGCTGTAAGAGTGGCGGTGGGTACGTTTGGGATGAAGTGCTCGAGTACCGCGTGTGGATGTCACCCCACCGGGGCGCCGATGACCTGGAGGACGGGAGCGACTACTACTATGCGTTCCCATCGTACGCGCAGGCATCGGCCTTCGCGGAGGAACACCCCGGCGCCGACGCTCCTCTCGCACTTGTCTTACAACGCGAGTACATCAATGAACCGGCGCCGGGCGAGTACGAGCACATACGCGCTGAGCGCATCACCGAGTGGCCCGTCGAGTTCTTGTCACGCC
The window above is part of the Pseudomonadota bacterium genome. Proteins encoded here:
- a CDS encoding GCN5 family acetyltransferase is translated as MTRTPTSRRLSGATRINTYRSYGQGDTMEYPAVLNPKRVGKYPARCKSGGGYVWDEVLEYRVWMSPHRGADDLEDGSDYYYAFPSYAQASAFAEEHPGADAPLALVLQREYINEPAPGEYEHIRAERITEWPVEFLSRPRRTQSTIADFMSPNAPANRLDILRGLAK